Proteins from a single region of Acidobacteriota bacterium:
- a CDS encoding ankyrin repeat domain-containing protein, with product MKPMAIAIRQVALLLMLAMGALSAPAATAAQAAAEGSASCDQWNTKEFFQVATVEEVAICMKQGADLREFNQYGQTALHTAAGYSPDPGVITALVTAGADPTALDKREVAPLEVAAAFNVNPEIIAVLVDAGADPTARGGGPYGRVPLERAARSNVNPDILTVLLKAGADPNERGNHGSTPLHWAAQRNPNLEVLTLLLKAGADPNAQDEGGRTPLYMVGSYGNDYSQVIATLVKAGADPNARDEDGQTPLHQVAPTRTHPKTVTALIEAGADPNARDEDGDTPLHRAALHSTNPQILAALLEKGADPNARDENGSTPLHTASGYNYDPAIISVLLEAGADPKARNERGQTPLHEAAQSNGNPEVITLLLEAGADPRAQDELGRTPVSLLEENDQLKDTDIYGRLTQGP from the coding sequence ATGAAACCAATGGCGATAGCGATTCGGCAGGTCGCTTTGCTCCTCATGCTGGCGATGGGCGCACTATCAGCACCGGCTGCTACGGCCGCCCAGGCGGCTGCCGAGGGAAGCGCAAGCTGCGACCAGTGGAACACCAAGGAGTTTTTCCAGGTCGCTACTGTCGAGGAGGTGGCCATATGCATGAAGCAGGGCGCAGACCTCCGGGAATTCAACCAGTATGGACAGACGGCCCTGCATACCGCGGCCGGCTACAGCCCAGACCCGGGCGTCATCACCGCTCTGGTAACCGCCGGCGCCGATCCCACGGCGTTGGACAAGCGGGAAGTGGCCCCGCTGGAGGTGGCGGCAGCCTTCAACGTCAATCCTGAAATCATTGCCGTTTTGGTCGACGCCGGAGCCGATCCCACGGCCCGGGGAGGCGGCCCCTATGGTCGAGTGCCCTTGGAAAGGGCGGCCAGGTCCAACGTCAATCCCGACATCCTCACCGTCCTGCTCAAGGCCGGCGCCGACCCCAACGAGAGAGGCAACCACGGTTCCACGCCCCTGCATTGGGCCGCCCAGCGCAATCCCAACCTCGAAGTTCTGACCCTGTTGCTCAAGGCCGGGGCCGACCCCAACGCTCAGGATGAAGGCGGCCGGACTCCCCTGTACATGGTAGGCAGTTACGGAAACGACTATTCTCAGGTCATAGCCACCTTGGTGAAGGCGGGAGCCGATCCCAACGCACGGGATGAAGACGGGCAGACTCCCCTGCACCAGGTAGCCCCGACCCGCACTCATCCTAAAACGGTGACCGCCCTGATCGAGGCGGGCGCCGACCCAAATGCGCGCGACGAGGATGGCGATACTCCGCTGCACAGGGCCGCTTTGCACAGCACCAATCCCCAAATCCTGGCAGCCCTGTTGGAGAAGGGGGCCGATCCCAATGCACGGGATGAAAATGGATCAACCCCCCTGCACACGGCGTCCGGATACAACTACGATCCCGCCATCATCTCTGTTCTGCTCGAGGCGGGTGCTGACCCAAAGGCCAGGAACGAGCGGGGCCAGACACCCCTGCACGAGGCCGCGCAGTCCAACGGTAATCCCGAGGTGATCACCCTGTTGCTGGAGGCGGGCGCCGATCCGCGGGCGCAAGACGAGCTGGGCCGTACGCCGGTGAGCCTCTTGGAAGAAAACGACCAGCTCAAGGACACCGACATTTACGGCCGCTTGACCCAAGGGCCGTGA
- a CDS encoding GntR family transcriptional regulator codes for MLPFTVQFRTGLSIYQQLVYAVQKAIISGQLLPGDRFPSVRKLSQELRINPNTAQKVVTRLVDQGLLEVKPGVGTMVARLPEASPRERSALLEQEAEALVVEARRLSLTLDQVLEAVQDHWNGLSEVLVNARENPGKEGSK; via the coding sequence ATGTTGCCATTCACCGTACAGTTCCGAACGGGCCTGTCGATCTACCAGCAACTGGTCTACGCCGTCCAGAAGGCCATCATCTCGGGCCAGTTGCTCCCGGGAGACCGTTTCCCTTCGGTCCGCAAGCTGAGCCAGGAGCTGCGGATCAATCCCAACACGGCCCAGAAGGTGGTGACGCGGTTGGTGGACCAGGGACTGCTGGAGGTCAAGCCGGGAGTCGGCACCATGGTGGCCCGCCTGCCGGAAGCCTCCCCGCGGGAGCGCTCGGCGCTGCTGGAGCAGGAAGCGGAAGCACTGGTCGTAGAGGCCAGAAGGCTCTCGCTAACTCTGGATCAGGTCCTGGAAGCCGTTCAGGACCACTGGAACGGCCTGTCGGAAGTTTTGGTCAACGCCCGGGAGAACCCCGGCAAGGAAGGCTCGAAATGA